caaaaacaaacagaaaggcaATTGTGATAGTAAACAAGATTGGATTTCAAAGCAGGTAATCTTTGAACCCACACCACCATTTTATATTGTTCTAGTAGCCAGAGAAGAATTGGAACTATATCAACTTGCGATCAGTTATCTATCCAAAACACATTGTGCCAAACCCAGAAGTAATAGGGGTGAAACCAAGGGAACAAGTTGGCACAATATCACCTTTAGCTATATCTCTGCACTCCAGTATTCATTGTCCCATTGGCAATTTCTGTACCTATCAGAATCTAAATTCAGGGACTAAAATATACTGTTGTCATAAGAATACCCCACGGGCATGGTACCAATGACAGAAGATGGTATCTTTATTGATTGAAAGCGCACAGAAACCTCAAGAGCACTTAAGTGGTCTCATATATCTGGGAAGCAAGAAATATCGGACATCTAATGGGCTTTGAATTTAAATAAACTTGGACAGGAAATTGAGCTGAATTGGATATTAAATAGCCAAGTCgccaaaaaggttaaaaaaaataacctGAGGATAAGCATTAAAGGAAATAGAGAAAGCATAAAGGCAAAGTATAGCTGATAGCAATTAATTGTCAGATATTTCAGATTGctaaagggagggaaaggacataTAAGCACAAGAGGATGCAGCCTTGGGCCAAATGTAATACACAAAACTAAAGGTCCGttcttacattacattacattatttgATTAATAAAACATTAAGGCTTTAGGGAATATCTACTAGAGAAAAACTGGTTTAACAGTAATGCCTTCTTTGTTCAAGGGGAGGCTGGGGATTGTACTGGGATGAGGGGCACACTGAGAATCATTACTAAAGAATGGCCTCTTCAGCAAACAACAATTTCCATGATCCTTTGGGAGAAGCAAAGCCAGTTAAATTGATatgaaagaaatatttttaaaggcacACAAAGGAATGACAGCTTGAGATTACTTTTGTTACAAAACAGTTTATTGCAACATAATTAAGAAAACTGATCACCATATTTTTATAGACAATCTATTTTTCATGAATCCATGAAGGTTTCAGCATTCACAAAGTATAAGGTAAAACTAAACTTTGATTTTTTACTGTGTTTTTCCACAATTCATATGACAGCCACATACAATGAACGAGATGTATTCTTGAGATAGGTATTTGTAATGAAAGTTAAACATGAGCAGCCTTACAAATAGTCTCTGGTGACCAGTTTTACTCCGCTTCCAAATAAGAAATCTGTAGCAGAATGTTCACTGGGCAGCCCCCTGGCCATGTTGCATCCCAATGTTATCCAACCAAAACTGAGATTAATTTTGCAACCACATGTACGTTGAGACTGTTCCCCAGCAGACGGTAACGCTGTTTCATGGTTACATTGCCAGGAAAACCTAAAACAAACACAACTCatagtaaaaaaacaaaagaaataaccAGACTATTCTTCATGCTCTTGCTTATAGGGATTTGATTAAGTAATTCTAAATGCATTTACTGGTTGTTATTTACATAAATAATTATACTGTTCTTTTGATCTGCTCCAGAACATACTGCAGTTATTAGAAAATACTCCCGAGTGGAAACGAACACTGAATTCAACCTAGTCTGCATCCGCATGGCAACCACTCCCTGCGTTGCTTTCATTGCTGAGGCCATTTGCAGGGTCAACGAAATGTCCATGACTGGTTGAGCAGGACTCAGCCATTTTGCAGCTTTCCTTTCCGGACAAGCTGGACAAAAACTGTCTGCACCTGGGACTTCAGAGGAACTATTGCCTCGTGGCAACAGATTGTTATAATGTTGTTGTGCAAAAgtaattgctgattttttaaagccCTTTGGTAGTGTGGAGGAAAAATAATGGCATGGGCAAGACTTTCAAAAACAAACACCTTCCTGCCCCAATAGTATGCAGGTATGCTTGGACTGTGTTATTTCAAAAAATATCAGGCTTGGGAAAAAAGATGGCAGCAAAACAGGGGGAAACTGGGGAAGTGGACAATTAGAGAACATAGTGTGGACACTTTAAAAAAGTACTCCAATTTGGAAACAAAGGCAGGGCAAAACATCCATGTGGAAACACACTAGTCCTAGTTTTTTGCATTTCTGGTACTTAACAGCCAATGTACATAGGGCTGTATTCTATAATTCTGCTCTACTTATTgtaaagccttcctccaacacaAGGAACATTCTTCCACCAGAGGAAGGCTCCATTGCTCGCCTGAGGGAAGTGGTACAACCAATTATCTCTACAGTACCTGTCCTATTAAGTATGAAAAATCAGCATGCACTCaagccagtttggtacagtggttaagcacagcaggactctaatctggaaatctgagtttgattccccgttcctctgcttgaagccagctgggtgacctgggtcagtcacagctctttcagaggtctctcagccccaccaacctcgcagggtgattgtcgtgagaataacaacaacacactttgtgaaccatTCTTGAgagagtgttaagttgtcctgaagggtagtatataaattgaatgttattatatataaatcaaatttaagATTAGATACATTTTAGCTCATGACTTGCAATCTATGTAATTGCTACACTAAAATGTAGAATACTTCTTGTGTTATCTGccattcttttttgttgtttggcAAACAACACCACTGCCTCTATTTGAATATAATGGGGAGAAAATTATTGGGTGTTCAGAGACTACACCCAAGTAATTCCCACCTTAGCTGCAGATTCTGTACAGTGAATCCACCTCCCCACACCTCTGAGCCAACCATCCGAGCAcacccctccttccccttgcTCTCCAACATGTGGAAAAAAGCTTTCTAAATAATCTGATGTCATTCTTTTGAAAGCAAGCCACAGGTGCAAATGCCTCTTGGTCAATTGTAATGATGTTGTTTCAGCAATCTTAGGAGACCTATTAACATTGACTATGATAAAACAATTAGGATAGTTTATTGCTCCATATAATAACTGCATCTGCTGCATCCAAAAGGAGGAAGCACTAacataaatcctttcccaaagagAATATGAACTGTGATTATGGGCCACTtacatgcattttaaaatctACTGCTCAGTGGCCAGAAATTTACAACTGCCTCAACTATCACTGTCATTTTCCCCACTGTGAATTACAATACAAGAATAACTAGCAAATATATCAAACCCGGAGACCAGAAATAAACGAAATACACCAGCCTTGGTTATAGTTTGTAGAGTGCAGGGGTAGAAATGTGTTAAATACATAAACGTTATATGACCTCTTTTTCCATAGACACCAGAAGATCCAACTAGGTCTTAAAACTAGAACACATACCAAATTCAGGAGGAAACCCATGTAGATTTGCTATTTCCCTTGGAGTAAAGTACCGCAGTTTAAGTGTTGACAGTTTCATAAGCTTCTCTTCTTCAGACAAAGTCTCAAAGGATTTAAACACTGATTCAAGCTGTGAAAAATGTACAAGACAACTGTTCAAAAGGGACAATTATCACTCCCCTTTCAGTAGCAAGTAAACATAATGGGAAGATGTCTGTTAGTAACCCACAACATGGGGCTGCTTGCAGGCTAGACAGAGCTTCAGAATACTTGGGGGATACTCCCAAGGTAAGCAGAAAAGATTAGTTTTGTACATATCCGCCCTCCtcctcagcagtggcctgatgctttAGGGAGCGTGGAATACTGAGAGCGGTCAAATGTTCATTAAAAGGAAATGAAAAGGGGAAAGAGGGTAGAATTGGATTGTTCAAGCCACTAAGAGGCTTATAGAGGGAGATTTGTATCAGGAAGAAATTTCCCAATTATTCTACCACGATCCCTCATTCCATAATGTTCTTATCTGAATGTGCTATTTCAGCAAACAGTGAGTTTTAAGGCCCCTGAAAAGCAAACCAGAACTGAGCTGAAGCTACCTCTCTGTTACATCCATCTTGCTATGAGATGGGGCAGGAGTCAAACACCCAAGACATCTTGGCCTGCTGTAGGGCttaaataacagcatataaatgtAGACTAGCTACATTTCAGTTGTGCGAGGGAGCTTCCAAGTGCGGTTTTGTGATCTAGCCGAGGGCAACATAACTTCCCCAACCCTTAAAACAAATCTTAAaccttttaaaggtttttttttaaacaaactttaaaaaacaaatttttgCACAGCAATGTGCTATGCCTAAGATTTGGGGTGAGGGTAACAAAGGTTTTCACAAAACCATTCAATATAAAATTATTTTGTCAGACAAGTTCATTTCAATATGTAAATCAAAACCTGTTGAAAAGATCAGCCGGGCTGCTATTTTTGCAGTTGATTTAGCACTAAGATAAACAAATCAAGTAGAGGACTGATTTGAGGCTTACAAGCACGGATTCAGAAGTGTGCTGGCCTCCTCAGTCTCTGTGGTAAACATGATCACGTTGCCACATGGCTCTAGTTTAGTCTGTTTGGTTCTGAACCTTTCAAATTAGGGCTACCAGACatagcaatcagtgggagggaaTGGGGGAGGCCGACTTACAGTTGGGAGGGAGAGTAATCAGTTTAAGCCAAAAGTGACATCTTCAAGCTAGGATGGTGGTAGTAATACTCTAGCATATGccacaaactctatggtttaaccatagagatcCAGGCAAATACTAGAGTGTCACTCAATGCGATCATGTCACTTCCCAGAGGTGCTAGAGGCAATGTCATCACACCAAGGAAACcaatcaatccccccccccacacacacacactttgccatGGAATTTCTTCCTGCCATCCAGTTGAGCAGTGGTGAGCAACAGCAGTGGGGAGTGGAAatctcccaccaccagcagggaACGCTATTTTAAATACAGTGATACTATATACAGATATCAGACAGGAACACATCCAGACTTAGGCTAAGAGTCCTATTTTCATAGCAGACTTCATAACAACCTCTTTTTAAAGATACAAGATATTTAGTCCTTAAAAGCAGACCTAATGTTAAAAAGGAAATTATAAAAAGGCAAAAGGGGATTTAATGAAAAGTAAGTGGTTTCTGAAAATACAACCAGCAAGCGAGATGACTCCATTTCAAAATTAAAAGGCCATGAAGAGGAGCAGGATATTATGCTGTGTCCCTGAAGGTTCAGAGTGAAAACAGTTGTGTTTATAGAAGCCGTGACTGGATCAATATTAGGCTTGTCAAGACAGTCTAGACACATTCTTTGAATTCAGTCTTTGAATTCTTTGAATTCAGTCTTTGATCCTGAAAAATGGCCACTAGGCAGGCTTACAATACTATGATAATGCCCTTAAAATGATTACCACAGGCACCATGATAAAAGCCATAAATTATCATCAGTCTGTCCTGTGTACAACTGCTGGCAGACCTTTCACCTAAGATGTTAGGAAGATAGCAAACATTGAAATGAATAACTTCTTTTTACAACTGTGGAATATTAACCATCATTGGGTGTTTCTCTTTAagttaataattttttataaagTCCAGACAACATATGTCTATTTCTGATGAGGGCTAGTTCAACAATATCATTTTGCTAAAAACAACAGCATGAAGTCCACAGTACTCACTTGTCTTCAATTGGTTTTGACTGTATTGCAGTGCAATGCTAAAATTACTTTCTTGAGAGTAAGCCCGACTTAATAGGCCTGAATAAAATGCTGAGAAGATCTACTTGGGATAACATACACTAGGCTTGTGTTATTTTTTTCACATCTCTTTTAGGACTGCATTCCCCCATTGTAAATATAATAATGGTTCACATCAGTCAGGAAAAACACAGCCCTGACTAATATGAACCATTATTATAtttagaggggggaaatgtagttATACGAGAAACAGGAAAAGAATCACACAAGGCCCAATAATATACAATTCATCTATTGCATATTAAGATGTAACTGACCAATGGGTGTGTATGGGTGATTCTCTCTTTTGATTATTCTTTCCATTGTTTAACAAAAAACACTGGGATCCCACCACCACATCCCAGTGTgtacacgcacatgcacacatgcacgcatgcacacacacaccatcccaTCTAGATTGATCCTTAGTTTAGCTATGGAAGCTTATTTCTGGAGAGAATTTTCTCTTTACACACCCTGACTAACCAAGGCTTCACTATTCTGCACTCAGAACTGGAAGTAAATGCCACAGAACTCAGGTCCACCCAAGAAATCACACACAGATAAGCTTAGGCTGCAAGCAAAGAAGATGCACATTGAAAGGTAACCAAGAAACTTACAAGGCCACTGTACCTGGATATCCTCTGCCGTCTGCAACACTGAGCCAGTTCCTTCTATATAGTGGCCATACCTTAAAAATCAAGTAAGCCATACATCAAGAACCATACATTCCTTTGAGAATTCTTGCATTAATGagtgcagcggttaaaatgacaGTGCTCACAAACGGCTTACTAAAAGTCTTTACAAAGAACATTCATATTTCATGAAACTAATTTGAGGACTGCAAGAATACCCAGTGTgacccatttttttttctcttggaaAAAATAGTCTGGAACCTGATAGAGAAACTGTTCATGTTCTACACATATAACCAGAAACTTCTGcagcttttgcatttcttcatctTCAGAGTTTTCTTCAACTGAAGTACTCAAAATGCCTTGACAGGAGTCTGTTAAACTGAAACCAGCAgtgcgagggagggagggagggggggcagcattAATTCCCTTTTCTGAATCATAACCAGACCTCACTTGCATCAAAACTTCCACAGATTCTGAATCCCGAGTGCAGTCTCCCAGAAGTACCATATGGGGTCCCCATCATATACAGTGGGAGAAAGACCACCACAGAAGACCAGATTCACCAACACTCAGACACAGCCATTAAGCAAAAGTCGCATACTTAATTTCAAAGTGCACAGAGGCAATGAACTCAACTGTACATGTTCCTTTTAAAAGGGACAGAAAGGGAAAATATGCCTGCTGCAAGTAgtaagaatttttaaaacaacaggATCCTTCTGCAGCTAATATGACTCATTGCACAAACATGTTTATTCAGCTTTCCCTTGCAGGCTGTCATTTTATGCTAATTATAGGAGATTCAGAATAGAAGAAACAGGCACCGTTTGCTTGAAAACTATTGAATAAAACACTGTCTGGAGAGAGATACTTTGTGGGGAGGAATGCAGTGGCTAAAAGCAAAAGTGTGCAATATAGTGACATTTCAAGGAagtgaaaagaaaggaaggaaatagtTTGGTGGGCTAAAAGACTTTCTCCACCATGAACAGTTAGCATGCGGTTTCCTTGGTAACATGGAGGAACAAAATGCTCAGATCTCAAGTGCAGAAGGCTAACAGGGTGGCCAAGGTCAGCTAGAGAGAGACAAAGGGGAATAAATAAAACTCACAGAATCCGAGGCAGATTTGGGAAAGGGGATAAAAGGAACAGGGAAGACGATGGCTGGAAGTGCTGGGGTCTTGAGGCTTGCAAATGGATTGACCAGAGTCTGCATATCTAACCAGGACTTTGTGCTAAGGAACTAGAGACTAGGATTTGTGAAAAGGATGGATTAATACTGAAAGACCATCCTGTGTGGCAGAACTATTCTTTAACCAGAAGTGAATTGGAAGACAAAATGAGACTGTCACTCTAAAATTTTACTAAGGCAATTTCCTTAAGACGCAGATTAACAACCTGATCCTTTGCATGTGTGTAAATGTGATGACGCAGATCCACTGCTATGTAGGAATATACGATGCTGCTTTGATTTCTACAATCTAATGGCTAGACTTAGTAGTGCTGATGGTATTAATGAGGACTAGATCCATATCTTAATGAAAAATAGGAGCGCAGCCATACTTTCACTGGGAATGGTGAAAGCCATTCAATAAAATACTATGGTAGTCCTGCCTCGGAATACTCTTACAGGCTAGTATTCTATTAAGTCAAGAAGCTTCCAGTTGATATGTTCCAGAAAAATCTGgctgatttttaaatttatttttcctctttaagAAAGCTGATGCGTGGCTAACACTCCCCGACATGTTCTCTCAGAGAGGCTTACCCTTTCGTGAAGCATGTAGATCTCCTGCAAGTAGGTGTCACAATGTCTAGAAGGAAAGCGTAACGCAATAAAGACTTGGGAGGTAGGAAATATTGACTCAGTCCTTCTCCATCTTCCTGGAGGAAATCTTTTAACATTTGCACGGATACATCATTGTCCATTTGCTGCTTCCTTTCTAGTTCTTCAGTTGTTTCAAGCTTAAACAGGAACTCCTCCTTCCGCCAGCACTGTTGCCTGTTATCTTTGGAACTAGAGGCTGCTTCTTTCATAGGGACTGGGGATCCACCTTCTTCCAACCTTGTAGCATCTTTGGGTATCTCTGAAGTCACTGGCTTCAAGTTTGGGAAACCAGTCAATATCTAACATTAAACAAAAATGTGCAAATGGAATTTAGAGAAATCCACCAGTTCAACTGTCATATAGAGCTGTTCCATGTAAAATGTTATTCTGCTTTTGCCAAAAAAATAGCtgcatatattatatatttaaatgGGATTTTGCTCTGGAATAATCATTGCTTTTAGATATCAATGATTGGACCCAGAGTCCATTCCATTAATGGTGGAGCTTTCTTCCATGGTTAAGCAGCTTCCTTCCAACACAAGAAGCCTTTCTCcagtagaacacacacacacacacccctcgccaACTAGAAGAAGACTCCACCGTTATCAGAATGGAACCCTTTCGTCCTATCATAGATCGTGTGAGCCAGTTAAGATTATTATTTCAACTGTGATTAATCAACGTTATGTTACTGCCAATATGAAAGGATGCATACTCCGCACGGCCTATTTGGAGATAATCAGAACACTGGTAACATGGAGAtattgtcaaaaagagtccagtagcacctttaatcaCAGCCATCTATAGGGTAAGAACATTTCTCAAGTTATGACTGGGAGATATGTTTGAATTGGTTCACATCAGTTAGAGTCTCTCGTTCCCCTTATTAGGTAGTTTGCACTTCAGTCTTCTAGATCTACAAGACTGAGCAAATGATTTGAaatgagcgagagagagagaaagagagagcgcatgctcatatatatatatatgctggcATACACCATTGCTTTAAGTGAAGCAATCACTGTACTATATGTAGCAGTTGAACCACAATTCTTTTTAGCCAGAGTGAGATCAGACCCGTGAAATCACTTAGACTAATCTGGTTTCAGTGTCATACGGACTGGATTGGACAAACTAAACTCCCAATAATCCAATAATCACTATTGGAGGAGTTTTCCATCTGTACACAATTGTCTGGCATATAAAATGGATAAATTGTGGATTCTAACTGGTAAAGCCCTGCACCTAGGCTCCAATTAGCAGGGAACAGGGCCTTTACTGAGGTAGCCCCAAGGCTCTAGACTGCTTTGCTTATTGAACAGAGGTAGGTGTTTTGTGCCACTTTCCATTAGTCTTTTCAGATTTCACCTTAGTTTGGTCAGTCTTTCTGGCAAATGTATTGCGTGCTTTACTGTGCCTAATTTTTAACAATTTGATTTTTGCAATTTTACTTTGGCTTTTCTTTCAGTTATGTTTCTAATTTTTTTATacatgctgctttgagcttttttGCAAACGTGGCCTGGAAATGttttaaagcaataaataaaagCAGATACTATGATCATTACAGAATGGTAGCCTCACCTTATCCAGTgcttgaaaggggaagggttctGACTGAAGCCTTGCAATCAAGAAGTACCGCAGCCTGGAGTTTGGTATGCCAAGCTGGAAGCAAAGCCCCAACGAGTAATGAATACATGCAGGGAAAAAACGTACGTTCTCTAAACCCCAACTTTTGTTATAATGAAATTATAATACTGCCCATCTGAGTAGGGCACTGTGCCCATGCAGCTGCTGTCAATTTTAACACGGCTTGCACAGAAACCACACTCAGAAGTAAAAATCTATGGCACAAAACCATCTCAATATACTCTTAGCACAAATTCAAACCAGGGCAGTAGTAATCTAAACAGACAATGCTCAGCATCTACACTGCTAGGGTTCTTCTCAGAATTAGGTTTCTTCAGAGAGACTggagaagaggggagagggaaatgtGGGTTTGAATTTGTGGTTCAGATGAGACCTCATATTCAATTTAAATGGAATTTATATCTAATTTACAAGTGTTACAGctataataaaaagaaaacacacacagaaacacagaagtGCTTCATAGTACAGTCCTGTGCATAGTTACTCCaacctaagcccactgactttaaaagactggagtaactctgcataggattacacagcAAGTCTTGTAGATTTTTCTGAAATATGTTCTTATTTAGGGAATTGTGGATATAGCTTAATTTTATGTCAAGAAAGACCTGCTCTGTATTAGTACTGAAGCAGGGAGAAGCACAAATGCTTTATACTTCTGATTCCTTACATCTCTGTCCTAGCAGAGGATGCCTTTTCCATCTTCTGGATAAGAAATGAAAATCTCTGTTTCAGATGAGCAAGCCATACTCAAACTATGGTTAGACGGCAAGATGCAAcaagagaaaacacaatcttcttctTCTAAAACAAGTGTGCAACTTATGTTACAATACAATTTGGGTTCGATTTTTAAATAGTGTCATTACTCACACAAGTTGGAGACAAAAGGAATTCTTGATATGCAAAACCACACTTTCCTAGTGTTTGGACGAGTTTGTCTCTGGGAAGAAAAAACAAGATGAAACCACGGGCAGGAAGTTGTCTGAAGCAATCCTGAATATAACATTTTTGCTAGAAAACTGTTATACTGTCAACTTTACATTACAAATTATATTTTTCCAACCTAACTATTTATCTTTATGTTCCATATATATCTAAAGTGTTATACTACTATTTGTTTATGATTTTGCTATCATAAACCCTCAGACTCATGTACATTCTCATCACAAACAAACTGGAGTTTGTTCATGATGTCTGAAATCAGCCATTGTTTTATGGCCTGTGGAGTTAGGGAAACAGTGTATGGATGAAATCCCTACTGCATATTAGtgagaagaactgagagttatattttaaaattaaatattgcCCTCCTTATAAATCCACATTTCAGAAAACATATAAATTTTCCTTATGGGTCTCAGATGAGAATTTGTTCATTCATTACTGAAGCTTGGCTCCTAAGCAGCATGAATGGAGTTGCACTAAAAGAGGACAACTCACCCCACTCACTACAGCCCTCTGGGACCCCTGTCCCCTGATAGACAGCATGGGAAGGAAATTAAGAGTCTGCAGCAGGAGAGGTGAACAGGCAAAAAGCTCCCTACCCTTCTCTACAGGTGGAAAAGCCTTTCTGCTGTTGTGACAGTGGAATGGCACTTTAGAAACTAAGATTTTCAGTTCCACAGCTGTTCTAATCAAGCCTGGGCCTCATCCTTATATTCTATTATATGGCAACATACATGATTTAAAGTCAGTATTTCAATGCCATTTGTTCCCCACTGCaatcaacatttttttttccagccTGAAAGTGACTTCTTGCatccttcttccccttcctgccaatttATGGATTCCACCGTACCTGGCCATAGATGTTTCAAAGCCTTTGACATTTTCTAACAGCACGTATTTTGGTAGTCTTGTAAGCCTGCAAATCAATTTGTTCAGACTATAGTCAGAAATCAAGAACTATTGGATCAAAATAAACTACGTTTATTCATCCAGCCACTACTGTGACTGCACATGGTCCTGTTCccatttaaagaaaaacaaaaggccCCTCTCAGCACTCCTAGAACAAAGATGCAAGTAAGCCACTATGAAGAATGCAGCCTTTTGATACGTACATACAATTAAAGAACAAAAGGACTGCTGTTATGTCCCTTCAGGTGATGACCAGACCCTGTAATTCTCTCTCATGTGCATACAAAGCTCACAGGTCTTCTTGAATTCTTCATATCAGAATTCAAATGTCTTGTTCTCAGGGAATCCTTTCTATTATCGACCTTCTGCAGCACCACTCTTATGTTGCCTAAGATTCTGGGGTGCAAGGATTAGACAATGGCTGTAAACTTGCATGACATGCGGAATAAATAAATGATCATCACTAACGTTATTTCAAGTAAGAAGGAATAATATTCTCCTTGCTGAATCCTACAACTCACACTCTGTCATGCGTTAACAACTTCTCCAGCCAAGCTTGGTTATTTGCAGACATGCGAAAGCACAGAGTAGCATTATCTCAGTAAAACACAACCCACTGGAGTTGGGGCAATCCAGACACAGCTCTTCAAATGAGTAAAGTCAAATTAATTACAGGGGTTGTGCTTCCATCAGGCATGTGACCTTATGCTACTTACAGATAAAAGTCACTCAGCCAGACTGTTCTCACagtgaagggagaaaaaaaaatatttgcagtGTCTTGTGCTGTGCTGGAGAGAGATATTGCACTACATATGCACCCAAGACTCCATGCTTCAGGTCAGGGCCAGGCAGTTTTGGCAAAAACCAATAGCAGAACAAGAACAGTTCCCACTCTGAATACCTTTGTTACCTTATTTGCAAAACTGAGATGCATAACagttgttacacacacacacagagaagtgAAAACTTTAAGCGCTCTTGAAATTTTCTAAGGTTGTAATCCTATGTACTCTTACTTTGGAATAACATTCATTAAAATGAGTGAAGTCCTATTTCTAAATAAACTAATGAGCCAATGATAAAAACTGAGACTACATATTGGCCTGATATTATATGAAAGAGAGGAACAGGCTTTGGTTTCCAGAGACTGTGGCCAATTTCTTGCTGGTTTCCTGAACTCTGTGAGAGACTGATGATCTTGTCTCTTCAGTATTTTTGTGCAGTCACTCACTCCTTGCCTGCTACATGACACATAATGGTATCATATTatttcatctctctctccttACATAAATACTTTAGAATTAAAACTGGCTTCATCAATCTCTTTTCAAGCATATTCTCTGAAGGAATAAGAAAAAAATCCTTCAAAACAATTTTTGAACTGCACATTCTTGCAAACTTCCAGCACATAACAGTTCACTGTAATAAACTGTACTCATAAAATTCTATTTTATTATAGAATTGATAATAAAACCTCATACAGATCATCAAgttggcagtcattttgtgctgggttttaatattgttttataCTGCACTCAACTTTATGTTAATATTTTATGTGGATAAAATCTTTTTCGGTTGACCAATAAATGGAACTGAATACAGATAATGATTTCCATAAGCCACGTAATACAGttcagtaataataatataaaccATTTAAT
Above is a window of Eublepharis macularius isolate TG4126 chromosome 11, MPM_Emac_v1.0, whole genome shotgun sequence DNA encoding:
- the TRDMT1 gene encoding tRNA (cytosine(38)-C(5))-methyltransferase isoform X3, which encodes MARARVLELYSGIGGMHQALQASGIPADVVAAVDVNTVANEVYKHNFPTIPLWSKTIEGISLKEFDRLSFDMILMSPPCQPFTRIGRQGDTSDPRTRSFLYILDILPRDKLVQTLGKCGFAYQEFLLSPTCLGIPNSRLRYFLIARLQSEPFPFQALDKILTGFPNLKPVTSEIPKDATRLEEGGSPVPMKEAASSSKDNRQQCWRKEEFLFKLETTEELERKQQMDNDVSVQMLKDFLQEDGEGLSQYFLPPKSLLRYAFLLDIVTPTCRRSTCFTKGYGHYIEGTGSVLQTAEDIQLESVFKSFETLSEEEKLMKLSTLKLRYFTPREIANLHGFPPEFGFPGNVTMKQRYRLLGNSLNVHVVAKLISVLVG
- the TRDMT1 gene encoding tRNA (cytosine(38)-C(5))-methyltransferase isoform X5, which encodes MARARVLELYSGIGGMHQALQASGIPADVVAAVDVNTVANEVYKHNFPTIPLWSKTIEGISLKEFDRLSFDMILMSPPCQPFTRIGRQGDTSDPRTRSFLYILDILPRLTRLPKYVLLENVKGFETSMARDKLVQTLGKCGFAYQEFLLSPTCLGIPNSRLRYFLIARLQSEPFPFQALDKILTGFPNLKPVTSEIPKDATRLEEGGSPVPMKEAASSSKDNRQQCWRKEEFLFKLETTEELERKQQMDNDVSVQMLKDFLQEDGEGLSQYFLPPKSLLRYAFLLDIVTPTCRRSTCFTKGYGHYIEGTGSVLQTAEDIQVQWPS
- the TRDMT1 gene encoding tRNA (cytosine(38)-C(5))-methyltransferase isoform X2, with product MVFLDLYLHFCQLRASGIPADVVAAVDVNTVANEVYKHNFPTIPLWSKTIEGISLKEFDRLSFDMILMSPPCQPFTRIGRQGDTSDPRTRSFLYILDILPRLTRLPKYVLLENVKGFETSMARDKLVQTLGKCGFAYQEFLLSPTCLGIPNSRLRYFLIARLQSEPFPFQALDKILTGFPNLKPVTSEIPKDATRLEEGGSPVPMKEAASSSKDNRQQCWRKEEFLFKLETTEELERKQQMDNDVSVQMLKDFLQEDGEGLSQYFLPPKSLLRYAFLLDIVTPTCRRSTCFTKGYGHYIEGTGSVLQTAEDIQLESVFKSFETLSEEEKLMKLSTLKLRYFTPREIANLHGFPPEFGFPGNVTMKQRYRLLGNSLNVHVVAKLISVLVG
- the TRDMT1 gene encoding tRNA (cytosine(38)-C(5))-methyltransferase isoform X4, yielding MKFTSTTFPPSHCGPRQLRIGRQGDTSDPRTRSFLYILDILPRLTRLPKYVLLENVKGFETSMARDKLVQTLGKCGFAYQEFLLSPTCLGIPNSRLRYFLIARLQSEPFPFQALDKILTGFPNLKPVTSEIPKDATRLEEGGSPVPMKEAASSSKDNRQQCWRKEEFLFKLETTEELERKQQMDNDVSVQMLKDFLQEDGEGLSQYFLPPKSLLRYAFLLDIVTPTCRRSTCFTKGYGHYIEGTGSVLQTAEDIQLESVFKSFETLSEEEKLMKLSTLKLRYFTPREIANLHGFPPEFGFPGNVTMKQRYRLLGNSLNVHVVAKLISVLVG
- the TRDMT1 gene encoding tRNA (cytosine(38)-C(5))-methyltransferase isoform X1 gives rise to the protein MARARVLELYSGIGGMHQALQASGIPADVVAAVDVNTVANEVYKHNFPTIPLWSKTIEGISLKEFDRLSFDMILMSPPCQPFTRIGRQGDTSDPRTRSFLYILDILPRLTRLPKYVLLENVKGFETSMARDKLVQTLGKCGFAYQEFLLSPTCLGIPNSRLRYFLIARLQSEPFPFQALDKILTGFPNLKPVTSEIPKDATRLEEGGSPVPMKEAASSSKDNRQQCWRKEEFLFKLETTEELERKQQMDNDVSVQMLKDFLQEDGEGLSQYFLPPKSLLRYAFLLDIVTPTCRRSTCFTKGYGHYIEGTGSVLQTAEDIQLESVFKSFETLSEEEKLMKLSTLKLRYFTPREIANLHGFPPEFGFPGNVTMKQRYRLLGNSLNVHVVAKLISVLVG